A window of Perognathus longimembris pacificus isolate PPM17 chromosome 6, ASM2315922v1, whole genome shotgun sequence contains these coding sequences:
- the LOC125353389 gene encoding agouti-signaling protein isoform X2: MDATRLLLATLLVFLCFLTAYSHLALEKPEDDKSLRNNPEKPSNISSVSIVALNKKSKKISRNEAEERKMSSKKKDSTKKVPPPRPRLPEPCVDTRDSCKPPAPACCDPCAACVCRFFGSFCTCRVFNRNC, from the exons ATGGATGCCACCCGCCTGCTCCTGGCCACCCTACTGGTCTTCCTATGCTTCCTCACTGCCTACAGCCACCTGGCACTTGAGAAGCCCGAGGATGACAAGAGCCTGAGGAACAACCCCGAGAAACCATCGAATATCTCTTCAGTCTCTATTGTGG CATTGAACAAGAAATCCAAAAAGATCAGCAGAAATGAAGCAGAAGAGAGGAAGATGTCTTCCAAG AAAAAGGATTCGACCAAGAAGGTTCCGCCGCCCCGGCCGCGACTGCCGGAGCCCTGCGTGGACACTCGCGACAGCTGCAAGCCGCCGGCGCCCGCCTGCTGCGACCCGTGCGCCGCCTGCGTGTGCCGCTTCTTCGGCAGCTTCTGCACCTGCCGCGTGTTCAACCGCAACTGCTAA